CTCTGGTTACTCTTTGAAATCTGCTGAAATTCATCTACCAATCACTTGATATTCATCCCAATATCTCCAAAATTCTCATACATGTTAGCTTTGAAAAAGGCATCTTGTTCTGATGACAACACAACCTCCTGTGAGTGTGAATTGAACAAAGATCATTTTCTTAGCAAcgcaaaacataaaaataaatatgcgCACTATAACAGGAAATGCAATGTAACCTTTTGATCCTTTGGAAGTTTGCCAATGTTTCTCAAATCCACCTTGTTGTCTTGAATACCTATCAATTCTTGAACCATTGCCTATGGAACATGATGTGATAAATGAGTTCAATAAATGATAAAACCATCCATGTTACATCAAAACAAAGAGGCATTTCTCATATAAATGGTAAAATCTGTACTGACAACTCCAAATACCTGATAGGTCCACTGGTTTAGCAAAGGGGTCACAGGATCATCCCTCCTATCAATTACCAGCAACAATGGGGAAACTTCCATTCGCCTGAAATCAAAAGGCCCACTTTCTTGCTGGTACATCAGCTTCTGATACATCCCAAAAAAGTATTAAAGTCAGATTTCTATGAacctaaaatagtaaaattcaAAGGAGAAACTGCATCCAGTAAAATTAACAATGATATGAAATATCATGAATACACATATCATCAATCAGTTTCTAGGGGAAAaaatatacatgtgtgtgtatgaaaTTCTGAAAACAGATCTCCTGGTGTGTCTATAACATCCAggattcaaatcccccctcccctattgtaactatcaaattataaaaaataaattacgcattaaaaaaaaaaaaaaaatctgaaaacagaatgctttaaaattaatatgaaaCTCGGTGATACATATATCATGAACAAGTAACATCTACATGCGTGTGCATTATTcaatatagggaaaaaaatggGAAGGTTATGAACACCTAAGTGTTCTCATTGGAGTATAGTAATTCTAGTTAGACCTTAGTGATCTCATTGAGATTATAATCAGCAAGTTTATATAGctagtaaaatattaaattatcatatttttgttttatttagctCAGAAAAAACTTTTGCTATCTATGTTTACTTGCAATGTCAATATTACGTGCTAATTGCTTATCATTCTTGTGCAGTATGGATGCTGCAAATGCTGGACGGATTGACCATACACGGCCTGGCCCTATTGACGATTCGGTGTTAAAGTTGCAGTCCACCCATCGGTCAGAAGCTATTTGGAATGGATAGGTACAATACAGCagtaaatatttatgtaaaatgTACACGTATTTAATTCATACAATATACATGCAGACGTTTGTCATATGTTAATCCAAGGATTCGTTTTGTGCAGGATCCAGGGGCCCTTACTTGCCGTGGCCGTACTGAAGAGTTCTCAAACCGAGAACCAATGGTAGATGATCGAGTTGTTGACATTATTAAGGCATTGGGGTTGGAGGGACTGCTGAGGCAGCCGGGTAGAGAGCTTGACCACGGCCTAATTACAGCCTTAGTGGAGCGATGGCGGCCCGAGACTCACACCTTCCACATGCCACATGGTGAGATGACCATTACATTGCAGGATGTGGAGGTGATTCTCGGGCTTCCTATCGATGGTGACGCTGTAACAGGGAGCACACAGAAAACTTGGACGGCTGTGTGCGAGGAGTTCCTTGGCTTTCAACCTATAACTCAAGACCAGCATAAGGAACTTCATGGGCAAAGGATTCTCATCAAACGGCTTTTGGAGCAAGTTGCTAATCCATTGCCGCCTAATGCCGAAGAGGATGAGCTGCATAAGTACGCACGATGCTATATCCTAGCGCTACTGGGGGACACAATATTCATGGACAAATCTGGCGATAGGGTGCATCTAATGTGGGTGCAGCAGTTGGAAGACCTTCGCAACCCACGAAGGTACAGTTGGGGGAGTGCTTGCCTTGCATGGTTGTACCGAGAGCTATGCAGGGCAAGCCATAAGGAAACCAGTCAAATCGGTGGATGCCTACTGTTGGTGCAGTATTGGGTATGGGCCAGGTTTCCTTATTTGTGCCCGGCAATTGAGCGTGGCCCACCAGTAGGCGCTTATGGTCCTCCAGCGCGTGGTCCTCTGTA
This genomic stretch from Quercus robur chromosome 4, dhQueRobu3.1, whole genome shotgun sequence harbors:
- the LOC126723531 gene encoding serine/threonine-protein phosphatase 7 long form homolog; translated protein: MVDDRVVDIIKALGLEGLLRQPGRELDHGLITALVERWRPETHTFHMPHGEMTITLQDVEVILGLPIDGDAVTGSTQKTWTAVCEEFLGFQPITQDQHKELHGQRILIKRLLEQVANPLPPNAEEDELHKYARCYILALLGDTIFMDKSGDRVHLMWVQQLEDLRNPRRYSWGSACLAWLYRELCRASHKETSQIGGCLLLVQYWVWARFPYLCPAIERGPPVGAYGPPARGPLYLKWAWVPNKKNRPAHIFRDRYRQQIASMLPSQVVWQPYEAHFEDLPPWCVAGRAVWTATVPLVCFHLVEIHTPDRVVRQFGMIQEIPEDVNTDPVLHAIDLRGKVGVDWMRKHATHLLNWGNRLQRCCQAVLGDMPP